One stretch of Pseudomonas fragi DNA includes these proteins:
- a CDS encoding DUF6162 family protein — protein MSTQVMRPAGAGHETLYVLLLCLLIVAVAGSVVAWRHESQAVTSVAAHQLDARRDLSAAEQGIYADLRVTLDEVQLLREEAGTLPPPAQLAEEGFAPFAHDASSISRGNHTWQMLGEQAYLGISPNPEVAGSFLLRLGEQPDIWLNRQHDVRPVTDLSDAALNQSGWQQVIAQFDAGVTRQHRH, from the coding sequence ATGAGCACTCAAGTCATGCGCCCGGCCGGTGCCGGGCATGAAACCCTGTATGTGCTGCTGTTGTGCCTGCTGATTGTGGCCGTGGCAGGCTCAGTGGTGGCCTGGCGACATGAGTCGCAGGCAGTGACCTCGGTGGCCGCCCACCAGCTGGATGCGCGCCGCGACCTGAGCGCCGCCGAGCAGGGCATCTACGCCGACCTGCGGGTCACCCTGGATGAAGTCCAGTTGCTGCGCGAAGAGGCCGGCACCCTGCCGCCGCCCGCGCAACTGGCTGAAGAAGGCTTTGCGCCCTTTGCTCACGATGCCAGTTCGATCAGCCGGGGCAACCACACCTGGCAGATGCTGGGCGAGCAGGCTTATCTGGGCATCAGCCCTAATCCCGAAGTGGCGGGCTCGTTTCTGCTGCGCCTCGGCGAGCAGCCCGATATCTGGCTTAACCGTCAGCACGATGTGAGGCCCGTCACTGATCTGAGCGATGCCGCCCTCAACCAGAGTGGCTGGCAGCAAGTGATCGCGCAATTCGATGCCGGGGTCACCCGCCAGCATCGTCACTGA
- the lipA gene encoding lipoyl synthase, translating to MNAQQPVASHPQPLQAGVKLRGAEKVARIPVKILPTEDIPRKPEWIRVPLATSPEVARVKALLRKHKLHSVCEEAACPNLGECFSGGTATFMIMGDVCTRRCPFCDVGHGRPKQLDMDEPKNLAIAIADLGLKYVVITSVDRDDLRDGGAQHFVDCLREIRKLSPGVQLETLVPDYRGRMDVALAITAQEPPDVFNHNLETVPRLYKAARPGSDFEWSLDLLQHFKHRVPHVPTKSGLMLGLGETDEEVLDVMRRLREHEVDMLTLGQYLQPSRSHLAVQRFVHPDSFAWLAEEGLRMGFKNVAAGPLVRSSYHADKQVQGGISA from the coding sequence ATGAATGCACAACAGCCCGTAGCCAGCCACCCGCAGCCCCTGCAGGCCGGGGTCAAATTGCGCGGTGCCGAGAAGGTCGCGCGTATTCCGGTGAAGATCCTGCCCACCGAAGATATCCCGCGTAAACCCGAGTGGATCCGCGTGCCCCTTGCCACCTCACCCGAGGTGGCACGGGTCAAGGCGCTGCTGCGCAAACACAAGCTGCACAGCGTGTGCGAAGAAGCGGCCTGCCCGAACCTGGGCGAGTGTTTTTCGGGGGGGACTGCGACCTTTATGATCATGGGCGATGTCTGCACCCGGCGCTGCCCGTTCTGCGACGTGGGGCACGGGCGGCCGAAACAGCTGGATATGGACGAACCGAAAAACCTCGCCATCGCCATTGCCGACCTGGGCCTCAAGTATGTGGTGATCACTTCGGTGGACCGTGATGACTTGCGCGACGGTGGCGCGCAGCACTTTGTCGACTGCCTGCGCGAAATCCGCAAGCTGTCGCCGGGGGTGCAACTGGAAACCCTGGTGCCTGATTATCGTGGGCGCATGGACGTGGCCCTGGCGATCACCGCGCAGGAGCCGCCCGATGTGTTCAACCACAACCTGGAAACCGTGCCACGGCTGTATAAAGCCGCGCGGCCGGGATCGGATTTCGAGTGGTCACTGGACTTGCTGCAACACTTCAAGCACCGGGTGCCCCATGTGCCTACCAAGTCGGGGTTGATGCTGGGGTTGGGTGAGACGGATGAAGAGGTGCTCGACGTCATGCGGCGCCTGCGCGAGCATGAGGTCGACATGCTGACGCTGGGGCAGTACCTGCAACCCTCGCGCAGCCACCTGGCGGTGCAGCGGTTTGTGCACCCGGACAGCTTTGCCTGGCTTGCCGAAGAAGGGTTGCGCATGGGCTTTAAAAACGTCGCGGCGGGGCCGTTGGTGCGCTCGTCCTATCACGCGGACAAGCAGGTGCAAGGGGGCATATCGGCTTAG
- a CDS encoding metal ABC transporter permease, whose amino-acid sequence MSYEAFRLMVQGWASAGYLPEVLAYGFVVNALLAGLLIGPVLGGLGTLVVVKRFAFFSEAVGHAALTGVAIGILLGEPYTGPYGSLFGYCLLFGISLNYLRNRTGLAPDTLIGVFLSVSLALGASLLLILAGKINVHILENVLFGSVLTVNGNDLLVLAVVGALVLGLSLPLYNRIMLASFNPQLAAVRGVAVKALDYLFVILVTLITVAAVKVIGAILVGALLVIPAAAARLLSQSLKGFFWISVLIATVSTLCGILLPIVFDLPIPSGAAIILMAGIAFALAAIARGVVPSLKGNIG is encoded by the coding sequence ATGAGTTACGAAGCCTTCCGTTTAATGGTTCAGGGCTGGGCATCTGCCGGTTATCTGCCCGAAGTGCTGGCCTATGGTTTTGTGGTCAACGCCCTGCTCGCCGGCCTGCTGATCGGCCCGGTGCTGGGCGGGCTGGGCACACTGGTGGTGGTCAAGCGTTTCGCGTTTTTTTCCGAAGCCGTGGGACATGCCGCATTGACCGGCGTGGCCATCGGCATCCTGCTCGGCGAGCCCTACACCGGGCCCTATGGCAGCCTGTTCGGCTATTGCCTGTTATTCGGCATCTCGCTCAATTACCTGCGCAACCGCACCGGGCTGGCACCGGATACGCTGATCGGCGTGTTCCTCTCGGTGTCATTGGCCCTGGGCGCCAGCCTGCTGCTGATTCTGGCCGGCAAGATCAACGTGCATATCCTTGAGAACGTGCTGTTCGGTTCGGTACTGACGGTCAACGGCAACGACCTGCTGGTGCTGGCGGTGGTCGGCGCGCTAGTACTGGGGCTGAGCCTGCCGCTGTACAACCGCATCATGCTGGCCAGCTTCAACCCGCAACTGGCCGCGGTGCGCGGAGTGGCAGTGAAGGCGCTGGATTATCTGTTTGTGATTCTGGTGACGCTGATCACCGTAGCCGCCGTTAAAGTCATCGGCGCGATTCTGGTCGGTGCCCTGCTGGTGATTCCGGCGGCGGCAGCACGATTGCTCAGCCAGTCGTTGAAGGGGTTTTTCTGGATATCGGTGCTGATCGCTACCGTCAGCACCCTGTGCGGCATCCTGCTGCCCATCGTGTTTGACCTGCCGATCCCGTCCGGTGCCGCGATCATTCTGATGGCCGGCATCGCCTTCGCCCTCGCTGCCATCGCCCGCGGCGTGGTGCCCAGCCTGAAAGGGAATATTGGATAA
- the gcvH gene encoding glycine cleavage system protein GcvH, translating into MSTLRFTPEHEWLRLEASGELTVGITDFAQQALGDVVFVQLPDLGAFNAGHEVAVVESVKAASTIAMPLTGEVVAVNAALLDDPARVNTSPLGEGWFFRMRIEDMSAFNDLLDPQAYDAFVAANS; encoded by the coding sequence ATGAGCACTCTGCGCTTTACCCCTGAACACGAATGGCTGCGCCTGGAGGCGTCTGGCGAGTTGACTGTCGGTATTACCGACTTTGCCCAGCAGGCATTGGGCGATGTGGTGTTTGTGCAGCTACCCGACTTGGGGGCTTTCAACGCCGGTCATGAAGTGGCGGTCGTGGAGTCGGTAAAGGCAGCCAGCACGATCGCCATGCCCCTGACCGGCGAGGTGGTGGCCGTCAACGCGGCACTGCTCGATGACCCCGCACGGGTCAATACCTCGCCGCTGGGCGAAGGCTGGTTTTTCCGTATGCGCATCGAAGACATGTCGGCTTTCAACGACCTGCTGGACCCGCAGGCCTATGACGCCTTCGTCGCCGCAAACAGCTGA
- a CDS encoding siderophore-interacting protein, with the protein MSAAATLVQNLRNRLSKPTAYRLFDIRLKHRITLSPSLTRFVFSGSDVALMRTLAPDQRVKLLFPSADGAAANLPKQGDWRAPLRDMSPEQVPPMRSYTIRNLRAEAGELDIDFVLHGVTGPATRWASQARAGDRLQIAAPNGAYTDDPGGYEWQPPQGMRKVLLIGDETALPAIAGILETLALHPDTPQVQAFIEVPEEADCQALHCGANTKVHWLPRASLGKQHGDGMILAARELASLPPRRMQARACAELQELDLDNQRLWERASARHNEFYAWVAGESMAVMTIRRFFVNECGLDRKGLTLMGYWKLGRSLG; encoded by the coding sequence ATGTCCGCCGCTGCCACCCTGGTGCAAAACCTGCGCAATCGTCTGAGCAAACCCACGGCCTATCGATTGTTCGATATCCGGCTCAAGCACCGCATCACCTTGAGCCCATCGCTGACACGCTTTGTGTTCAGCGGCAGCGATGTGGCGCTGATGCGCACCCTGGCCCCCGACCAACGGGTCAAGCTGCTGTTCCCCAGTGCCGATGGCGCCGCCGCCAACCTGCCCAAACAGGGTGACTGGCGAGCGCCCCTGCGGGACATGAGCCCAGAACAGGTGCCGCCCATGCGCTCCTACACCATTCGCAACCTGCGCGCGGAAGCGGGCGAGCTGGATATCGACTTTGTCCTGCACGGTGTCACCGGCCCCGCCACACGCTGGGCCAGCCAGGCCAGGGCGGGTGATCGCCTGCAGATCGCGGCACCCAATGGCGCTTATACCGACGACCCCGGCGGCTACGAATGGCAACCACCCCAAGGCATGCGCAAAGTGTTGCTGATCGGCGACGAAACCGCCCTGCCGGCCATTGCCGGCATCCTCGAAACACTGGCGTTGCACCCTGACACCCCCCAGGTGCAGGCTTTTATCGAAGTGCCTGAAGAGGCGGACTGCCAGGCGCTGCACTGCGGCGCGAACACCAAAGTGCACTGGCTGCCCCGTGCCAGCCTGGGCAAACAGCACGGCGACGGCATGATCCTCGCCGCCCGCGAGCTGGCCAGCTTGCCACCAAGACGCATGCAGGCTCGGGCCTGTGCCGAACTGCAGGAGCTGGACCTGGACAACCAGCGCCTGTGGGAGCGGGCCAGTGCCAGGCACAACGAGTTCTACGCCTGGGTGGCCGGGGAATCGATGGCGGTGATGACCATCAGGCGGTTTTTCGTCAATGAATGCGGCCTGGACCGCAAGGGCCTGACCCTGATGGGGTACTGGAAACTGGGGCGCTCGCTGGGCTAA
- a CDS encoding metal ABC transporter substrate-binding protein, whose amino-acid sequence MSISSVLRRRTLLLAALLACCLLPQAFADTPAPLAKPLRIGITLHPYYSYVKNIVGDKAEVVPLIPAGFNPHAYEPRAEDIKRIGTLDVIVLNGVGHDDFADRMIEASEKPQIPVIEANQNVPLLAATGNAARGAGKVVNPHTFLSISASIAQVNNIARELGKLDPANAKTYTANARAYGKRLRQMRADALAKLTQAPNADLRVATVHAAYDYLLREFGLEVTAVVEPAHGIEPSPSQLKKTIDQLRELDVKVIFSEMDFPSTYVDTIQRESGVKLYPLSHISYGDYSADKYEKEMTGNLDTVVRAIQEAGA is encoded by the coding sequence ATGTCGATTTCATCTGTTCTGCGCCGCCGCACCCTGCTGCTGGCGGCCCTGCTTGCCTGTTGCCTGTTACCGCAGGCCTTTGCCGACACCCCGGCACCCCTGGCCAAACCGCTGCGCATCGGCATCACCCTGCACCCCTACTACAGCTATGTGAAAAACATCGTCGGCGACAAGGCCGAGGTGGTGCCGCTGATTCCGGCCGGGTTCAACCCTCACGCCTACGAACCCCGCGCCGAAGATATCAAGCGCATCGGCACCCTGGATGTGATCGTGCTCAACGGCGTGGGCCACGATGACTTCGCCGACCGCATGATCGAGGCCAGCGAAAAACCGCAGATCCCGGTGATCGAGGCCAACCAGAACGTGCCCTTGCTGGCCGCCACCGGCAACGCGGCGCGGGGTGCGGGCAAGGTGGTCAACCCGCACACCTTTCTGTCGATCAGCGCCTCGATTGCCCAGGTCAACAACATTGCCCGTGAACTGGGCAAGCTCGACCCGGCCAACGCCAAAACCTACACCGCCAATGCCCGCGCCTACGGCAAGCGCCTGCGCCAGATGCGCGCCGATGCCCTGGCCAAGCTGACCCAGGCGCCCAACGCCGACCTGCGCGTCGCCACGGTGCATGCGGCATACGACTACCTGTTGCGCGAGTTTGGCCTGGAAGTGACCGCTGTGGTCGAACCTGCCCACGGCATCGAGCCCAGCCCCAGCCAGTTGAAAAAAACCATCGACCAACTGCGCGAACTGGACGTGAAGGTGATCTTCTCCGAAATGGATTTCCCGTCCACTTACGTCGACACCATCCAACGTGAGTCCGGGGTCAAGTTGTACCCGCTGTCGCATATTTCCTATGGCGACTACAGCGCCGACAAGTACGAAAAAGAAATGACCGGCAACCTCGATACCGTAGTCCGGGCAATCCAGGAGGCCGGCGCATGA
- a CDS encoding Nramp family divalent metal transporter produces MKFSLPTTATAPFCPSQVSGSVPVDARAPFFKRALRFAGPGLLISIGYMDPGNWATAIEAGSRYGYNLLFVVLLASLAGMAVQCLCSRLGIATGRDLAQLCRERYSKRSARVQWLLAEISIIATDLAEVLGCALAFHLLLGCSLTTGIALTALDTLLVLALQGRGFRRLEAIMLALVMTIVGCFFVELVLIKPYWPDVFDGFKPSLSAISGAAPLYIAIGIIGATVMPHNLYLHSSIVQTRLTGKDYASKLDAVRLSRIDTIGSLALALLVNAAILILAAAAFHQSGHTDVVEIQDAYRMLDPLVGGAMASVLFGVALLASGQSSTFTGTIAGQVIMEGYLELKIPCWQRRLITRGLALVPAFLGVWLMGDDAVGKLLILSQVVLSLQLPFALYPLIRMTGDKKLMGPFVNRLPTRLLAWFLFAVISCANVWLIAQIGFGG; encoded by the coding sequence TTGAAATTCAGCCTGCCAACAACCGCCACTGCGCCCTTCTGCCCCTCGCAAGTCAGTGGCAGCGTGCCCGTCGACGCCCGCGCGCCGTTTTTCAAGCGCGCGCTGCGCTTTGCCGGCCCCGGCCTGCTGATCAGCATCGGCTATATGGACCCCGGTAACTGGGCCACCGCCATTGAAGCCGGCTCGCGCTATGGCTACAACCTGCTGTTTGTGGTGCTGCTCGCCAGCCTGGCGGGCATGGCCGTGCAATGCCTGTGTTCACGCCTGGGCATTGCCACTGGCCGCGATCTGGCGCAGCTGTGCCGTGAGCGCTACAGCAAGCGCTCGGCGCGGGTGCAATGGCTGCTGGCAGAAATCTCGATCATCGCCACCGACCTGGCCGAAGTGCTCGGTTGTGCCCTGGCCTTCCACCTTTTGCTGGGCTGCTCGCTGACCACCGGCATCGCCCTCACCGCCCTCGACACCCTGCTCGTGCTGGCCCTGCAAGGCAGGGGGTTTCGTCGGCTTGAAGCGATCATGCTGGCGCTGGTAATGACCATCGTCGGCTGTTTTTTCGTTGAACTGGTACTGATCAAGCCTTATTGGCCGGATGTGTTCGACGGCTTCAAACCGTCGTTGTCTGCGATCAGCGGTGCCGCGCCACTGTACATCGCCATCGGGATCATTGGCGCCACGGTGATGCCACACAACCTGTACCTGCACAGCTCCATCGTGCAAACCCGCCTGACCGGCAAGGACTACGCCAGCAAACTGGACGCCGTACGCCTGTCGCGCATCGACACCATCGGCTCCCTGGCCCTGGCGCTGCTGGTCAATGCCGCGATCCTGATTCTCGCAGCTGCCGCCTTTCACCAGAGTGGCCATACCGACGTGGTCGAAATCCAGGACGCCTACCGCATGCTCGACCCGCTGGTGGGCGGCGCGATGGCCAGCGTCCTGTTCGGCGTGGCGCTGCTGGCCTCGGGGCAAAGCTCGACCTTCACCGGGACCATCGCCGGGCAAGTGATTATGGAAGGCTACCTGGAGCTGAAAATCCCCTGCTGGCAACGGCGCCTGATCACCCGCGGGCTGGCGCTGGTACCGGCGTTCCTCGGTGTGTGGCTGATGGGCGACGACGCGGTGGGCAAGTTGCTGATCCTCAGCCAGGTGGTGCTCAGCCTGCAACTGCCGTTCGCGCTGTACCCGCTGATCCGCATGACCGGCGATAAAAAACTGATGGGGCCTTTCGTTAACCGCCTGCCGACCCGACTGTTGGCGTGGTTTCTGTTCGCGGTCATCAGTTGCGCCAATGTCTGGCTGATTGCGCAGATCGGCTTCGGGGGCTGA
- a CDS encoding metal ABC transporter ATP-binding protein — translation MTVAERLSVTACGPGVEFDQVSLTLGRTAILDHVSFSIRPGSVHALVGPNGGGKSSLIKTLLGQMPHQGRLCLNWPGEPGLIGYVPQALEFDRGLPMTVDDFMAAMCQRRPAFMGLSRKVAPAIGEALERVGMQDKRKRRMGALSGGERQRVLLAQGLIPAPQLLVLDEPMSALDEAGAQVFERLLTDWRQAGVTVVWIEHDLAAVKRLAERVTGLNRQVLFDGPPEQTLSPERLLTLFSTHPKAHGSTL, via the coding sequence ATGACTGTCGCTGAACGCCTGTCAGTCACGGCTTGCGGGCCGGGGGTGGAATTTGACCAGGTGTCCCTGACCCTGGGCCGCACCGCCATTCTCGATCATGTCAGTTTCAGCATCCGCCCCGGCAGCGTGCATGCCCTGGTCGGCCCTAATGGAGGCGGCAAAAGCTCGCTGATCAAGACCTTGCTGGGGCAAATGCCCCATCAGGGCCGCCTGTGCTTGAACTGGCCCGGTGAGCCGGGGTTGATCGGTTATGTACCCCAGGCGCTGGAGTTTGATCGCGGCTTGCCGATGACCGTGGATGATTTTATGGCCGCCATGTGCCAGCGTCGCCCGGCCTTTATGGGGTTGTCGCGCAAGGTCGCTCCGGCCATCGGCGAAGCACTGGAACGGGTGGGCATGCAAGACAAGCGCAAGCGGCGCATGGGCGCGCTGTCCGGCGGTGAACGCCAGCGCGTGCTGCTGGCCCAGGGCCTGATTCCTGCACCGCAATTGCTGGTGCTGGATGAACCCATGTCGGCCCTGGACGAAGCCGGCGCCCAGGTGTTTGAACGCCTGCTGACGGACTGGCGCCAGGCCGGGGTCACGGTGGTGTGGATCGAGCACGACCTGGCGGCGGTCAAGCGCCTGGCCGAGCGCGTCACCGGCCTCAACCGCCAGGTGCTGTTCGACGGCCCGCCAGAGCAAACCCTGAGCCCGGAACGCTTGCTCACGCTGTTTTCGACCCACCCCAAGGCGCACGGGAGCACCCTTTGA
- a CDS encoding metal ABC transporter solute-binding protein, Zn/Mn family, whose translation MFTLRKLTLALALTGLLSTPVLAETTVLASLPITFGLSELLLKDSGVKLQRAAPANLPGSRQSAYFSGRGAPALHTLATGADAVIGLRSLWSDDPLYPMARRSNIRIVEVDAARPVDGSLPGIAVQPGAHGDGLNSQPWLTSNNMGRMADVIAADLVRLAPDAKPRIEANLASLKQRLLKLSADSEAQLAKADNLTVVSLSDRLDYLIGGLNLERVEVDHKGDETWTPEALQALSHTLKDQGVALVLDHREPSAEVKKAIAEGDSTLVVIVADGTDPVAELQGNIAAIIKALAQK comes from the coding sequence ATGTTCACTCTGCGCAAACTGACCCTAGCCCTGGCCCTCACCGGCCTGTTGAGCACTCCGGTACTGGCCGAAACCACCGTACTGGCCAGCCTGCCGATTACCTTTGGCTTGAGCGAACTGCTGCTCAAGGACAGCGGCGTGAAACTGCAACGGGCAGCCCCGGCCAACCTGCCGGGCAGCCGCCAGAGTGCCTACTTCAGCGGCCGAGGCGCCCCGGCCCTGCACACGCTGGCCACCGGGGCCGACGCGGTGATCGGCCTGCGCTCGCTGTGGAGCGACGACCCGCTGTACCCGATGGCACGGCGCAGCAATATCCGCATTGTAGAAGTGGACGCGGCGCGCCCGGTGGACGGCAGCCTGCCGGGCATTGCCGTGCAGCCGGGTGCCCACGGCGATGGCCTGAACAGCCAGCCGTGGCTGACCAGCAACAATATGGGGCGCATGGCGGATGTCATCGCAGCGGATCTTGTGCGCTTGGCACCGGATGCCAAACCCCGAATCGAAGCCAACCTGGCGAGCCTCAAACAGCGTTTGCTCAAGCTCAGCGCCGACAGCGAAGCGCAACTGGCCAAGGCAGACAACTTGACTGTGGTGAGCTTGTCCGACCGGCTCGATTACCTGATTGGCGGCTTGAATCTGGAACGGGTTGAGGTGGACCACAAAGGCGACGAGACCTGGACGCCTGAGGCATTGCAAGCGCTGAGCCACACCTTGAAAGACCAGGGTGTGGCGCTGGTGCTGGACCACCGTGAGCCTTCAGCTGAGGTGAAAAAAGCTATTGCCGAGGGCGACAGCACGCTGGTGGTGATCGTTGCCGATGGCACCGACCCCGTGGCCGAGTTGCAGGGCAATATTGCTGCGATCATCAAGGCACTTGCTCAGAAGTAA
- the glyA gene encoding serine hydroxymethyltransferase produces the protein MFHKSLTLSDFDPALFAAITREAQRQEEHIELIASENYTSPQVMQAQGTELTNKYAEGYPGKRYYGGCEHVDVVEQLAIDRAKELFGAGYANVQPHSGSQANAAVYLALLQAGDTLLGMSLAHGGHLTHGARVSSSGKLYNAVQYGIDANGLIDYDEVERLALEYQPKMIVAGFSAYSKTLDFPRFRAIADKVGAYLFVDMAHVAGLVAVGLYPNPLPYADVVTTTTHKTLRGPRGGLILAKADPDLEKKLNSAVFPGGQGGPLMHVIAAKAVCFKEALEPDFKDYQFQVIKNAQAMAEVFKQRGYDVVSGGTDNHLFLVSLIRQGITGKDADAALGRAHITVNKNAVPNDPQSPFVTSGLRIGTPAVTTRGLQIPECRALATWICDILDHPGDAAIEARVARQVGELCALFPVYSA, from the coding sequence ATGTTTCATAAAAGCCTGACCCTGTCCGATTTCGACCCGGCCCTGTTCGCTGCCATCACCCGCGAGGCGCAACGCCAGGAAGAGCATATCGAGCTGATAGCCTCGGAGAACTACACCAGCCCGCAAGTGATGCAGGCCCAGGGCACCGAGCTGACAAACAAGTACGCCGAAGGCTACCCGGGCAAGCGTTATTACGGTGGCTGTGAACATGTTGATGTGGTCGAGCAACTGGCCATCGACCGGGCCAAGGAACTGTTCGGCGCAGGCTATGCCAACGTTCAGCCGCACTCCGGTTCACAGGCCAACGCTGCGGTGTATCTGGCATTGCTGCAAGCGGGCGACACCCTTCTGGGCATGAGCCTGGCCCACGGCGGCCATCTGACCCACGGCGCCAGGGTCAGCTCCTCGGGCAAGTTGTACAACGCGGTTCAATACGGCATCGATGCCAATGGCCTGATCGACTATGACGAGGTCGAGCGCCTGGCCCTGGAGTACCAACCAAAAATGATTGTGGCCGGGTTCTCGGCCTACTCCAAGACCCTGGATTTCCCGCGTTTTCGTGCCATTGCCGACAAGGTCGGGGCCTATCTGTTTGTGGACATGGCCCATGTCGCCGGGCTGGTGGCGGTTGGCTTGTATCCCAACCCGCTGCCTTACGCCGATGTGGTCACCACCACTACCCACAAGACCTTGCGCGGCCCTCGGGGTGGGCTGATATTGGCCAAGGCCGACCCCGACCTGGAAAAAAAGCTCAACTCTGCGGTGTTCCCCGGTGGGCAGGGCGGGCCGCTGATGCATGTCATCGCGGCCAAGGCGGTGTGCTTCAAGGAGGCGCTGGAGCCGGACTTCAAGGACTACCAGTTCCAGGTGATCAAGAACGCCCAGGCGATGGCCGAAGTGTTCAAGCAGCGTGGCTATGACGTGGTTTCGGGTGGTACCGACAACCACCTGTTTCTGGTCAGCCTGATCCGCCAGGGCATTACCGGCAAGGACGCCGACGCAGCGTTGGGCCGTGCCCATATCACCGTCAACAAGAACGCCGTGCCCAATGACCCGCAGTCGCCGTTCGTGACCTCGGGCCTGCGTATCGGCACCCCGGCGGTGACCACTCGCGGCTTGCAGATCCCCGAGTGCCGTGCGCTGGCCACCTGGATCTGCGACATCCTTGACCACCCTGGCGATGCCGCCATTGAGGCCCGGGTTGCCCGCCAGGTCGGCGAACTGTGTGCCCTGTTTCCGGTGTATTCGGCTTGA
- a CDS encoding PepSY-associated TM helix domain-containing protein, with product MSKKSRSKLWFLVHSWLTLPIWFFVLIVCVTGTLAVVSQEIVWLATPEARATQPSDDAPLLTYQQVLSAIHQAEPTLAVQSISRPDESHFALVASVVYPDGRSPSLYINPYSGAIQGESPSFDFKAFTRALHGWWLVPFTNGYSWGWYLVSFLGLPLLGSLITGLVVYKKFWKGFFKPNLRFKHGARIFWGDFHRLCGIWSIWFIAVISITGLWFLIQAFMFDNQISISTAGNPPVVARQDVPVTPDGKPAPQINLDQAVQIAAENIPGLEASFVSLPSNAYGHIEVGGPGWYPLLFQTADINPYNGAIEGSRMIADRSGLELVTESMRPLHTGDFGGLWVKLIWFFFGLILSMMVLSGLLIWTKRTALATANALKRSEKPRRPAAVTAHSPQPEEANV from the coding sequence ATGTCCAAAAAGTCCCGTTCAAAACTCTGGTTTCTGGTTCACAGCTGGCTGACCCTGCCCATCTGGTTCTTTGTGCTGATTGTCTGCGTGACCGGCACGCTGGCCGTGGTCAGCCAGGAGATCGTGTGGCTGGCCACCCCCGAGGCCCGCGCCACGCAACCGTCCGATGATGCGCCACTGCTGACTTACCAGCAGGTGCTGAGCGCCATTCACCAGGCCGAGCCGACGCTGGCCGTGCAGTCCATCAGCCGCCCCGACGAGTCGCACTTTGCCCTGGTGGCCAGTGTGGTGTACCCCGACGGCCGCTCGCCGTCGCTGTATATCAACCCCTACTCCGGGGCGATCCAGGGTGAAAGCCCCAGCTTTGACTTCAAGGCCTTTACCCGCGCCCTGCACGGCTGGTGGCTGGTGCCCTTTACCAACGGCTATAGCTGGGGCTGGTACCTGGTGTCGTTCCTCGGCCTGCCGTTGCTGGGCTCGTTGATCACCGGACTGGTGGTCTACAAGAAATTCTGGAAGGGCTTTTTCAAGCCCAACCTGCGTTTCAAGCACGGGGCACGGATTTTCTGGGGTGATTTTCATCGCCTGTGCGGTATCTGGTCGATCTGGTTTATCGCGGTGATTTCCATCACCGGCCTGTGGTTCCTGATCCAGGCTTTCATGTTCGATAACCAGATTTCCATCTCCACCGCTGGCAACCCGCCCGTGGTGGCTCGCCAGGATGTGCCGGTCACGCCCGACGGCAAGCCCGCGCCGCAGATCAACCTCGACCAGGCCGTGCAGATCGCCGCCGAAAACATCCCGGGGCTGGAAGCCAGTTTTGTCAGCCTGCCGAGCAATGCCTATGGGCATATCGAAGTCGGCGGCCCGGGCTGGTACCCGCTGCTGTTCCAGACCGCCGACATCAACCCGTACAACGGCGCCATCGAAGGCTCGCGGATGATTGCCGACCGCTCCGGGCTGGAGTTGGTGACCGAGTCCATGCGCCCGCTGCACACCGGCGACTTTGGCGGGCTGTGGGTCAAGCTGATCTGGTTCTTCTTCGGTTTGATCCTGAGCATGATGGTCTTGAGCGGTCTGCTGATCTGGACCAAACGCACCGCCCTGGCCACCGCCAACGCCCTCAAGCGCAGCGAAAAACCCCGGCGGCCAGCCGCCGTCACGGCACATAGCCCACAGCCCGAAGAGGCCAATGTATGA